A genomic window from Ischnura elegans chromosome 10, ioIscEleg1.1, whole genome shotgun sequence includes:
- the LOC124166694 gene encoding uncharacterized protein LOC124166694, with translation MARNYEKNFGQLNRWWLSQNTPVGKQQRRPRLADLNTVEEIRKWLPSVKEEINFCLMQSQVPCYTDRKVTEYHKQVLKLEVEYKRMLKKAKCLDSKAVLCDRTVRPYKKTRMENKGEPSKSVIVLPVLDLSENQPESPIAEEEIRESASPNSDLPLKFEPITSHVNVVESNKKPEVNILGLSYSSSDDET, from the exons ATGGCTAGAAACTACGAAAAAAATTTCGGACAGCTTAATCGTTGGTGGTTATCTCAAAATACAC CAGTCGGGAAGCAGCAGAGGAGGCCGAGATTGGCAGATTTAAATACAGTTGAAGAAATACGGAAATGGTTGCCATCTGtgaaagaagaaattaatttctgtTTGATG CAATCACAAGTGCCATGTTACACAGACAGGAAAGTGACTGAGTATCATAAGCAAGTCCTGAAGTTGGAGGTGGAGTACAAACGAATGCTTAAGAAGGCAAAATGTCTAGATTCTAAGGCAGTGTTGTGTGATCGAACAGTTAGGCCATACAAGAAAAcaagaatggaaaataaag GAGAACCTTCTAAAAGTGTCATCGTGCTTCCGGTGCTTGATCTATCTGAAAATCAGCCAGAATCTCCCATTGCTGAGGAGGAAATAAGAGAGTCAGCCTCTCCAAATAGTGATTTACCCCTCAAATTTGAACCAATTACTTCTCATGTAAATGTTGTTGAGTCTAATAAGAAGCCTGAAGTGAATATTTTAGGCCTGAGTTACAGCTCATCGGATGATGAAACttga
- the LOC124166693 gene encoding uncharacterized protein LOC124166693 isoform X1: protein MDVKVVCRLCCSEDEVKHSIFTSDDSGISLAEELRSLTDFEITKEDHLSEFICVNCFKVNSFFKEFRKNCSEVNDYFKTCRTSSLPGNIIIKEEQLDDYEDQSVDPSKSQEENTSSISTLPYPVALVQSQRKDDLNQLRSKFLASKRAREEPSTALSAENRTVSPVRRAMKRKCNDSEGTTGRQRPRVDIPSEEDILNHIVKQEEVDISDSAVANEAYHEESVNEPWSPPDSRPSLASGNVGGLSSPDVDSNSSLSSCSSDDSDDDSDMLMLLALLL from the exons ATGGATGTCAAGGTAGTGTGCCGGCTTTGCTGTAGCGAGGATGAAGTAAAACACAGTATATTTACCTCGGATGATAGTGGAATTTCACTGGCAGAAGAGTTACGTTCTCTAACTGACTTTGAG ATTACGAAGGAGGATCATCTCTCCGAATTTATATGCGTCAATTGCTTCAAAGTCAACTCTTTTTTCAAGGAGTTCCGGAAAAACTGTTCTGAAGTAAATGACTATTTCAAAACTTGCCGAACTTCATCTTTGCCAGGT AATATCATCATCAAGGAGGAACAGTTGGATGATTACGAGGACCAGTCTGTCGATCCTTCCAAGAGTCAGGAGGAGAACACATCCAGCATCTCAACTTTACCATATCCTGTTGCATTAGTCCAATCGCAGCGTAAGGATGATTTGAATCAGTTACGATCCAAATTTCTTGCATCCAAAAGGGCCAGAGAAGAACCTAGCACTGCTTTATCTGCTGAGAATCGGACTGTTTCTCCCGTTAGAAGAGCTATGAAAAGGAAGTGTAACGATTCTGAGGGCACCACTGGGAGACAGAGACCCAGGGTAGACATTCCATCAGAAGAAGATATT CTGAATCATATTGTGAAACAAGAAGAAGTAGATATTAGTGATTCGGCTGTAGCAAATGAAGCATACCACGAAGAAAGTGTAAATGAACCTTGGTCTCCTCCAGATAGTCGTCCATCCTTAGCATCTGGGAATGTTGGTGGTCTCTCTTCA CCTGATGTTGACTCCAACTCTTCTCTATCATCTTGCTCTTCTGACGACAGTGATGATGATAGTGACATGTTAATGCTGCTGGCTTTACTTCTGTGA
- the LOC124166693 gene encoding uncharacterized protein LOC124166693 isoform X2 encodes MEKITKEDHLSEFICVNCFKVNSFFKEFRKNCSEVNDYFKTCRTSSLPGNIIIKEEQLDDYEDQSVDPSKSQEENTSSISTLPYPVALVQSQRKDDLNQLRSKFLASKRAREEPSTALSAENRTVSPVRRAMKRKCNDSEGTTGRQRPRVDIPSEEDILNHIVKQEEVDISDSAVANEAYHEESVNEPWSPPDSRPSLASGNVGGLSSPDVDSNSSLSSCSSDDSDDDSDMLMLLALLL; translated from the exons ATGGAAAAG ATTACGAAGGAGGATCATCTCTCCGAATTTATATGCGTCAATTGCTTCAAAGTCAACTCTTTTTTCAAGGAGTTCCGGAAAAACTGTTCTGAAGTAAATGACTATTTCAAAACTTGCCGAACTTCATCTTTGCCAGGT AATATCATCATCAAGGAGGAACAGTTGGATGATTACGAGGACCAGTCTGTCGATCCTTCCAAGAGTCAGGAGGAGAACACATCCAGCATCTCAACTTTACCATATCCTGTTGCATTAGTCCAATCGCAGCGTAAGGATGATTTGAATCAGTTACGATCCAAATTTCTTGCATCCAAAAGGGCCAGAGAAGAACCTAGCACTGCTTTATCTGCTGAGAATCGGACTGTTTCTCCCGTTAGAAGAGCTATGAAAAGGAAGTGTAACGATTCTGAGGGCACCACTGGGAGACAGAGACCCAGGGTAGACATTCCATCAGAAGAAGATATT CTGAATCATATTGTGAAACAAGAAGAAGTAGATATTAGTGATTCGGCTGTAGCAAATGAAGCATACCACGAAGAAAGTGTAAATGAACCTTGGTCTCCTCCAGATAGTCGTCCATCCTTAGCATCTGGGAATGTTGGTGGTCTCTCTTCA CCTGATGTTGACTCCAACTCTTCTCTATCATCTTGCTCTTCTGACGACAGTGATGATGATAGTGACATGTTAATGCTGCTGGCTTTACTTCTGTGA